A region from the Vibrio chagasii genome encodes:
- a CDS encoding replication initiator protein RctB domain-containing protein, which produces MTELIFHNRTKSEGKFLYFPQEVLDIDSEIDTSSLSKVQLDTLKCISYAFQMKDAENSFSISDLADHFDIVLDTFRNRIRGLEKLGLLEPIPFRFGNGDKGGKVTCITFTTGSNSTEANSKKSQPIVRSSISDKSTNAALIASKRKASSELCAGYGLAIPPKQVLDQSEKQIIRPKGSFPIEQIVPPGKVSKKSIANSFKVVTENGTVDCKVRVFSDSRIMHASDLQNLLGVYTLIYNYHEWMLDSYRTEHQFPLNQTPVSLNHLLRIRGMAPNGKARERMRESIGAIYDTTFDLFDLANLAFIDDTLEPYVRQRYKCFEQCTPLVNTGTTGAPRIEGDRVIFGENASLFLISLPEHIFKSLLSSNYVFAFPPSSLSSPALIFSLYLRFRSRITSNKQSKDNNATYVENLKKTYSDMGATSTFGNFKTTLVGNLKQMNKANDEHCTSSLDEDNQVIYFNLWGYHGSLDLIDLTLSVDCHLEEMLHCCNVTSSSMKRPTAQNKLTAGLSFHEKMNELIFTDAARVLKPVLRRTTVTYLCVKDRKMVLTKYNSKDEIEFAIKVIAKASTLPIGVVADRVSSDLKGLRGLYIGDENRELNHDDMDTLLLLCGLKYKFVNIVDLIHSLNKMTSIHRDIEDVVWNGKSPSSKLLQVTQLFIDPTLTGQQGIAHSPTINLPSFD; this is translated from the coding sequence ATGACAGAGTTGATTTTTCACAACCGAACAAAATCAGAAGGAAAGTTTCTTTACTTTCCTCAAGAGGTGTTGGACATCGACTCTGAAATTGACACTTCATCACTATCGAAAGTCCAACTTGATACGCTCAAATGCATTTCCTACGCATTCCAAATGAAAGACGCAGAGAATTCTTTCTCTATTTCTGATCTTGCCGACCATTTTGATATCGTTCTAGACACCTTCAGAAATCGGATCCGCGGATTGGAAAAGCTAGGTTTGCTAGAGCCAATACCATTCCGTTTTGGTAATGGCGATAAAGGCGGCAAGGTTACTTGCATAACTTTTACTACTGGCTCTAATTCTACTGAAGCGAATTCTAAGAAGTCACAACCTATTGTCCGATCATCAATATCTGACAAAAGCACTAACGCAGCTCTAATAGCATCGAAACGAAAAGCTTCTAGTGAATTGTGTGCTGGATATGGTCTTGCAATACCACCAAAGCAAGTTTTAGATCAGTCTGAAAAACAAATCATCCGGCCAAAGGGCTCCTTTCCGATTGAACAGATTGTTCCACCTGGGAAAGTCTCAAAAAAATCTATCGCTAATAGTTTTAAAGTAGTAACTGAAAACGGCACTGTTGATTGTAAAGTCCGAGTGTTTAGTGACTCTCGCATTATGCATGCATCAGATCTTCAAAACCTTCTTGGTGTATACACGCTTATATACAACTACCATGAATGGATGCTCGATTCATATCGTACAGAACACCAATTCCCTCTCAACCAAACTCCTGTGAGTTTGAATCACTTATTGAGAATTCGCGGGATGGCTCCAAACGGAAAAGCTCGAGAACGAATGCGTGAAAGTATTGGTGCCATTTATGACACAACCTTTGATTTATTTGATCTTGCCAACCTTGCATTTATAGATGATACCCTTGAACCTTACGTAAGGCAGAGATATAAGTGTTTCGAACAGTGTACTCCTTTAGTCAATACGGGAACTACTGGCGCACCGAGAATTGAGGGCGATAGAGTCATTTTTGGTGAAAATGCTTCATTATTTCTGATCTCGTTACCTGAGCATATTTTCAAGTCTTTGCTTTCTTCAAATTATGTTTTTGCCTTCCCACCTTCTAGCCTCTCAAGCCCCGCTCTTATCTTTTCTCTGTACCTACGATTTAGGTCACGTATTACTTCTAATAAACAGTCAAAGGATAATAACGCTACTTATGTTGAGAACTTAAAGAAGACATATAGTGACATGGGTGCAACGAGCACATTCGGAAACTTCAAAACAACTTTGGTAGGTAATTTGAAGCAGATGAATAAAGCTAATGACGAACACTGTACTAGCTCGCTAGATGAGGATAATCAGGTGATTTATTTCAACCTCTGGGGATATCACGGCTCACTTGATTTAATTGACCTCACATTATCGGTGGATTGTCACCTAGAGGAGATGCTGCATTGTTGCAACGTAACTTCTAGTTCAATGAAGCGACCAACGGCACAAAACAAACTTACTGCTGGACTTTCGTTCCACGAGAAGATGAATGAATTGATTTTTACCGATGCTGCTAGGGTTCTGAAACCGGTATTAAGGAGAACTACGGTAACCTACCTTTGTGTCAAAGACCGAAAAATGGTTTTGACTAAGTACAATAGTAAAGATGAAATTGAATTTGCTATTAAGGTTATTGCCAAGGCTTCGACTCTGCCGATCGGCGTTGTTGCGGATCGAGTAAGCTCTGACCTTAAGGGACTGCGCGGCCTCTACATTGGCGATGAAAACAGAGAGTTAAACCACGATGATATGGATACGCTGCTTTTATTGTGCGGGTTGAAGTACAAGTTTGTAAATATCGTTGATTTAATCCATTCGCTGAACAAAATGACGAGCATTCATCGTGACATAGAAGATGTTGTTTGGAATGGTAAATCACCATCTTCTAAACTTCTTCAAGTTACTCAGTTATTCATTGATCCTACACTTACGGGTCAACAAGGGATCGCACACTCCCCTACTATAAATCTACCTTCATTCGATTAA
- a CDS encoding DNA cytosine methyltransferase, with protein sequence MANCETLNVYDLCAGISAFSSAAKRIPNSPFNFVGSFEVDNYCNTYLKENGHELGGDLNYFAINEDNHPLSELADQDKVPVEETGFTTFTIEEMLNDVIPFPDVLILTFPCQTTSRANTTDNRGIQGGPSQLIDDILVKVENTMPKYLIGENAQDLVCSGLYEICLNLMELGYQVEFETISGANFGYNQYRHRTFFIAYLPETKAYKSGRRLFDIVTSFANKKPGDVFPLFENQSKELLDLVCLENPKGGYRRHRVAALGNSIILDICYSILVAIKTIEELSLDGSMFQISFDFSNDVVDRIREFKFNVKKNCKVLPSRGLASDGAFYTGPINRILNPSNKEFKGMSASLIRNDYKNTFATKSRLNRPGTLGGLTGFIMSNTNHRIGALNPVYCELSMGFDLDSTKLKSTKLLKCPF encoded by the coding sequence ATGGCTAATTGTGAAACGTTGAATGTATACGATTTATGTGCCGGAATATCTGCATTTTCTAGTGCGGCCAAACGTATTCCTAACTCGCCTTTTAATTTTGTAGGTTCTTTTGAAGTAGACAACTACTGCAATACATATCTTAAAGAGAATGGCCATGAACTCGGTGGCGATCTCAACTACTTCGCAATAAATGAAGACAATCACCCTCTATCAGAATTGGCCGATCAAGATAAAGTTCCAGTCGAAGAGACTGGGTTTACAACATTCACAATAGAAGAGATGCTCAACGATGTAATTCCCTTTCCGGATGTACTAATTCTCACATTTCCATGTCAAACAACCTCAAGAGCCAACACTACTGATAATCGTGGAATTCAGGGGGGCCCTTCCCAGTTAATAGATGATATCTTAGTTAAAGTCGAGAATACGATGCCGAAGTATCTTATCGGTGAAAATGCACAAGACCTAGTCTGTAGTGGCCTATATGAAATTTGCTTGAATCTGATGGAGCTGGGATATCAAGTTGAATTTGAAACTATCTCAGGTGCTAATTTCGGATATAACCAATATCGCCATCGAACATTTTTCATAGCTTACTTACCTGAAACGAAAGCCTATAAGTCAGGTAGAAGGCTGTTTGACATCGTTACTAGTTTTGCAAATAAGAAGCCAGGCGATGTATTTCCATTATTTGAAAATCAATCCAAGGAACTATTGGATCTTGTTTGCCTCGAGAACCCTAAAGGTGGCTACAGGCGCCATAGGGTTGCTGCTCTAGGAAACAGCATCATTCTTGATATTTGTTATTCGATCTTAGTTGCAATAAAAACCATTGAGGAATTGAGCTTGGACGGCTCTATGTTCCAGATATCTTTTGACTTTAGTAATGATGTCGTTGATAGGATTAGAGAGTTTAAATTCAACGTAAAGAAAAACTGTAAAGTCTTACCTAGTCGTGGATTGGCTAGTGATGGTGCTTTCTATACAGGGCCTATAAATAGAATCCTAAACCCCAGTAATAAGGAGTTTAAAGGCATGAGCGCTTCTCTAATTCGAAATGACTATAAAAATACCTTTGCAACTAAAAGCCGCCTTAATCGCCCAGGTACATTAGGTGGTTTAACAGGTTTTATCATGTCAAATACTAATCACAGAATCGGCGCTTTAAACCCAGTCTATTGTGAATTGAGCATGGGGTTCGACCTAGACTCAACTAAGCTAAAATCAACAAAACTTCTAAAGTGTCCATTTTGA
- a CDS encoding AcrIF11 family anti-CRISPR ADP-ribosyltransferase has translation MIMKIFHTSPEKIESINAYGIAGDCLFFSGDVYQMSAAATLTYTLEIDEDSIISASQLHDEAIISEIAEYFDCDEEFAESLLDASVNEWNQDFECDADMSWWLQGKRGQCAKAMGYDACRDEDEQGTVYIVPMTGREADLVLENE, from the coding sequence ATGATTATGAAAATCTTCCACACAAGCCCTGAAAAAATCGAAAGTATCAATGCTTATGGTATTGCTGGCGATTGCTTGTTTTTCTCTGGTGATGTTTACCAGATGAGTGCAGCGGCAACGTTAACTTACACGCTTGAAATTGACGAGGACTCAATCATATCAGCGTCACAACTTCATGATGAAGCGATCATTTCTGAAATTGCTGAATACTTCGATTGTGATGAAGAATTTGCCGAGTCTTTATTAGATGCAAGCGTAAACGAATGGAACCAAGATTTTGAGTGTGATGCTGATATGTCTTGGTGGCTACAGGGTAAACGTGGTCAATGTGCAAAAGCTATGGGCTATGATGCGTGTAGAGATGAAGACGAGCAAGGAACGGTTTACATCGTTCCTATGACTGGTCGTGAAGCTGACTTAGTTCTCGAAAACGAATAA
- a CDS encoding adenine nucleotide alpha hydrolase family protein: MDIIETTASIEGELYKKHEDAIGKFNAIVAEFRMLLESSCNRIIFIPLSMGKDSSYVANAGLEAYRQCLEAGTIEKTRPLIISTGDPLAEAIPMIMYTKWAAPKLKSYAEKHGINLYYETVSPAFHEEYANKYLTAQKFIPNASRSGDCSVILKVVPSERFVKSLLDMFAEDPEMQRYRSSDVICATGQRLDEGVRRKTNMQDQETANKNLQDLVSELPKSDINTNYNLYLYAPIRDLLTEQVFTTLELSGVKPITRNLLGKTIPAFLPDFGLLLAIYGNASSDSCEIAVGTKATAGCNGKSRYGCGICTMVSTDSTQESLAKLDRWNALQQQELLRVRDYLFLLSTKNDKRMFHAKGFDKVGFSRVAFQPNALRVEYLEKLVRYFSQLSIESIKRADAFKKLVDNNEVHLHPGIKEIQNDPTLNAKARRAMLEMYTEQAQKPVIELFSLRHAIFLSFRWALDGVNSLPYRPLKIWDDLIHGRGWIPYPELKSDYEKRHGNVSIVDKVNPLPEAKMFKTLLVDGDEKNYIQNYRSLLQYWQRPLDTADILTDTNCTVEDVPLNQLPYSIQYTHSHDLVLESSVGIPIRAFINSSYELVGYVCKGSHHFIKSTLCDRKVDEAFENEFKLKQFDQVLNNRFNDWVRELSFDIESENFNSKDSALDYLKRSFKKAYPEGINTIKVNLPYMQEIDLPSGYQQKERKVSPALNFTKRTVKKSNTGVITKGLTRLSFYDVQTLPRLHLAHSDQKRMVSADYGLSSENIKSVFNPEFTVDSSPTLGDRMNIIVNEKTISRMKLIGFYDKAIQHHDAVFKQNIKEVRKSYSSAVRQTIRKGSCAGIALEMVAQGVVQISKSYLPTFKNLSRRTELFEELGCFDYQHLSIKELNQLPFLVDMKQHRHDKAKVLLEIRARRNSIRKQVRKHLAFPSINIKSRILAFIEQLELAIAHYSDCSFLASQKAAFVSSSISQKASLAKAWLLLNRDSLSSTQNLLKKVLSKNQLDLIANDTSLQRDIYKLCETEMAKVLGTINRSMEKWSAIKDVNQEYQRLTAIKMSGFPSEFFAEWKGTDIKTRSELKQKRCPTLDGESKRIASKIRREYLTKASVMYSSKLCDSYGFTYLLNSNENSWSPNLYHLAAQLKQQVDIESSVFLFLNSLSESLCFAIKSSYKQALAGLSLSNRVNYEVLTLAANESKIQTFSTKTVDSSIGGRPERTAAKKKSKYGKGGLFKAIARRQVSNG; this comes from the coding sequence ATGGATATTATTGAAACTACTGCTTCTATTGAAGGCGAGCTATACAAGAAGCATGAGGATGCAATTGGTAAGTTCAATGCTATAGTTGCAGAATTCAGAATGCTTTTAGAGTCGAGCTGCAACCGAATCATATTCATCCCTTTATCCATGGGGAAAGACAGCAGTTACGTAGCAAATGCCGGTTTAGAAGCATATAGACAGTGCTTGGAAGCTGGAACAATCGAAAAGACTAGGCCATTGATCATCTCGACTGGAGACCCACTGGCTGAAGCAATTCCAATGATCATGTACACAAAGTGGGCAGCGCCAAAACTTAAAAGTTACGCAGAGAAACATGGAATAAATTTGTACTATGAAACTGTGTCTCCGGCCTTCCATGAGGAATATGCAAACAAATATCTAACAGCACAAAAATTCATTCCTAACGCTTCACGCTCTGGAGATTGCTCTGTCATATTGAAAGTTGTTCCTTCTGAACGATTTGTTAAATCACTTTTAGATATGTTCGCTGAAGATCCAGAAATGCAGCGATACAGAAGCTCAGATGTAATCTGTGCCACTGGTCAGAGACTTGATGAAGGTGTTAGAAGAAAAACAAATATGCAGGACCAGGAAACTGCAAACAAAAATTTACAAGATCTAGTTTCTGAACTCCCAAAATCCGACATCAATACAAATTACAATTTGTACCTCTACGCACCTATCAGAGACTTACTCACTGAACAGGTATTCACAACACTCGAGCTTTCCGGTGTAAAACCAATAACTAGAAACTTACTTGGTAAAACTATCCCTGCTTTCTTACCTGATTTCGGCCTCCTTCTTGCCATTTATGGTAACGCTAGTTCAGACTCGTGTGAGATAGCAGTGGGTACCAAAGCAACGGCAGGATGTAACGGTAAGAGCCGCTACGGATGTGGGATTTGTACGATGGTTTCGACGGATTCTACACAAGAATCTCTGGCAAAATTAGATCGTTGGAATGCCCTTCAACAACAAGAATTACTAAGAGTTAGGGACTATCTATTCCTGTTGAGTACGAAAAATGATAAGCGTATGTTCCATGCTAAGGGGTTCGATAAAGTCGGATTTTCGCGTGTTGCATTTCAACCTAATGCTTTGCGTGTTGAGTACCTTGAGAAGCTTGTTAGATACTTTTCACAGCTTTCTATCGAATCAATTAAGCGAGCAGATGCATTCAAAAAGCTGGTGGACAACAACGAAGTACACTTACACCCTGGCATCAAAGAAATCCAAAATGACCCTACACTAAATGCCAAAGCTCGTAGAGCAATGTTAGAGATGTACACTGAACAAGCTCAGAAACCTGTTATTGAACTGTTCTCTCTCAGGCATGCGATTTTTCTTTCGTTTAGATGGGCACTCGATGGTGTTAATAGCCTCCCGTATCGTCCATTGAAGATTTGGGACGATCTTATTCATGGACGTGGCTGGATTCCATATCCGGAGCTAAAATCTGACTATGAAAAGCGACACGGTAACGTTTCAATTGTTGATAAAGTAAACCCACTACCTGAAGCAAAAATGTTCAAAACATTATTGGTTGACGGTGATGAAAAAAACTACATTCAGAACTACAGGTCATTGCTCCAATATTGGCAACGACCTTTGGATACTGCCGACATTTTAACTGATACAAATTGTACTGTTGAAGATGTGCCTCTAAATCAATTGCCCTACTCCATTCAATATACGCATAGCCATGACCTCGTTCTTGAATCAAGTGTTGGTATTCCCATCAGAGCATTCATTAACTCTTCCTACGAACTTGTAGGATATGTATGTAAAGGTAGCCATCATTTTATTAAGTCAACTTTATGTGACCGTAAAGTTGATGAAGCATTTGAGAATGAATTCAAGCTCAAGCAATTTGATCAGGTATTGAATAATCGATTTAATGATTGGGTCAGAGAACTTTCTTTTGATATTGAAAGTGAGAATTTTAACTCGAAAGATAGTGCGCTTGATTACCTAAAACGCTCGTTCAAAAAAGCATATCCTGAAGGTATCAATACAATAAAAGTTAATCTGCCATATATGCAGGAGATTGATTTGCCATCAGGTTATCAGCAAAAAGAAAGAAAAGTGTCTCCGGCTCTTAACTTCACTAAACGTACAGTAAAAAAATCAAATACAGGTGTCATTACAAAAGGGCTTACTAGACTTAGTTTTTATGATGTTCAAACTCTACCTAGACTACACCTTGCCCATTCAGACCAAAAAAGAATGGTATCTGCGGATTATGGATTATCTAGCGAAAACATTAAGTCTGTATTTAACCCTGAGTTTACTGTTGATAGCTCCCCTACTCTCGGCGACCGCATGAACATAATTGTTAATGAGAAAACAATTAGTCGAATGAAATTAATTGGCTTTTATGACAAAGCAATTCAGCATCATGACGCTGTCTTTAAACAGAATATTAAAGAGGTTCGCAAATCATATTCTAGCGCGGTTCGTCAAACAATTAGAAAAGGTTCATGTGCAGGAATAGCCCTAGAAATGGTTGCTCAAGGAGTTGTACAGATTTCTAAAAGCTACCTACCAACGTTCAAAAATCTCTCTAGAAGGACAGAGCTATTTGAAGAGCTTGGGTGCTTTGACTATCAACATCTTTCAATTAAAGAGTTGAATCAACTTCCTTTTCTAGTTGACATGAAACAGCATAGGCATGATAAGGCTAAAGTACTTTTAGAAATAAGGGCCCGAAGAAATTCTATTCGTAAACAAGTACGTAAACACTTGGCATTTCCATCCATCAATATCAAGTCTAGAATCCTTGCCTTTATTGAGCAGCTTGAGTTGGCTATTGCACACTATTCCGATTGCAGCTTTTTGGCCTCACAGAAAGCCGCATTCGTTTCATCTTCGATTAGCCAAAAGGCTAGCCTGGCCAAAGCTTGGCTATTGCTAAATAGAGATAGTCTTTCCAGTACTCAAAATTTATTAAAAAAGGTCCTATCAAAGAATCAATTAGATCTAATCGCTAACGACACATCGCTGCAACGAGATATTTATAAGCTCTGCGAAACTGAAATGGCAAAGGTGTTAGGGACAATTAATAGGTCTATGGAGAAATGGTCAGCAATAAAAGATGTCAACCAGGAATACCAAAGACTTACGGCGATCAAAATGAGTGGTTTTCCGTCAGAATTCTTTGCTGAATGGAAAGGAACTGATATTAAAACGCGTTCTGAATTAAAACAAAAAAGGTGCCCTACTTTAGATGGTGAATCAAAACGTATTGCTAGTAAAATTAGACGCGAGTACCTTACTAAAGCTTCGGTAATGTATTCGAGTAAACTTTGCGATAGTTATGGTTTTACCTATTTACTTAATTCAAATGAGAATTCATGGTCCCCAAATCTGTATCACCTTGCAGCACAACTAAAACAACAAGTTGATATTGAATCTTCAGTATTTTTGTTTTTGAACTCACTTTCGGAATCGCTTTGTTTTGCAATCAAGTCATCCTATAAACAGGCATTAGCTGGTCTATCCCTGTCAAATAGAGTTAACTATGAAGTACTTACATTAGCTGCTAATGAATCTAAGATTCAAACGTTTTCAACTAAAACGGTTGACAGTAGTATTGGTGGTCGCCCAGAACGGACAGCAGCAAAGAAAAAATCAAAATATGGCAAAGGTGGACTTTTTAAAGCCATCGCTCGCAGACAAGTATCAAACGGATAA
- a CDS encoding DGQHR domain-containing protein, whose product MYQPITSPSNSDVELVLFKGNEGICSKGVNVYETIMTVSEFAENFEAEASSLQISAYDKRQRDLENGRAKELIHYFESRKDTVLPSVTIFVSQLRNKSEVIIGNRVMVQAQLSKISDRLVADGQNRLNLFKKLLPTHPQLSNQTIGVKLVETQTDTLEANSEVIRQLFSDYHKKLRKPNSSQNLYYDNSEPLSRLLKNQILDIETNNVQIRNLVSPNGKPTKTELMDLSSLEKFICTALGTTAKEINKELKQNPSYEQELIGISEGYLKQFFSMYNEEVIASFNDYTMLNKSIFWQGVAWLIRSMIEDSLENGTPLDWSLLNGLTTLPLHNKSDSYWQKANVVLKEDLNGKVKFKMLKGAEKACGRALCRSLRVFYSEGLDS is encoded by the coding sequence ATGTATCAACCAATCACATCGCCATCGAACAGTGACGTAGAGCTTGTTCTATTCAAAGGCAACGAAGGGATTTGTAGCAAGGGAGTTAATGTGTATGAAACGATCATGACAGTGTCCGAGTTCGCTGAAAACTTTGAAGCAGAGGCAAGTTCTTTGCAGATATCGGCATATGACAAAAGACAGAGGGATTTGGAAAATGGAAGAGCGAAAGAGCTAATCCACTATTTCGAAAGCCGTAAAGATACCGTACTTCCAAGTGTGACAATTTTTGTCAGTCAGCTGCGCAACAAATCTGAAGTGATAATTGGGAACAGGGTGATGGTTCAAGCTCAGCTATCAAAAATAAGCGACAGATTAGTAGCTGATGGACAGAACCGCTTAAATCTATTTAAAAAACTGCTCCCAACGCATCCACAGCTGTCTAACCAAACTATTGGAGTCAAACTAGTAGAAACGCAAACAGACACGCTAGAAGCCAATTCAGAAGTTATTCGCCAACTTTTCAGCGATTACCACAAGAAACTTCGTAAACCAAATAGCTCTCAAAACCTGTATTACGACAACAGTGAACCTCTTTCTCGCCTATTGAAGAACCAGATCCTTGATATCGAGACCAATAATGTACAAATCCGTAATTTAGTTAGCCCAAACGGCAAGCCGACCAAGACAGAGCTTATGGACCTGAGCTCTTTAGAAAAATTTATTTGTACGGCTCTTGGGACAACAGCCAAAGAAATAAACAAAGAGTTGAAGCAAAACCCAAGCTATGAACAAGAACTTATTGGCATTTCTGAGGGTTATCTAAAGCAATTTTTCTCTATGTACAACGAGGAAGTGATTGCTTCATTCAACGATTACACGATGTTAAACAAAAGTATTTTTTGGCAAGGCGTGGCTTGGTTAATACGTTCAATGATCGAAGATTCACTCGAAAACGGTACTCCATTGGATTGGAGCTTACTGAATGGGCTCACAACCTTGCCGTTACACAATAAATCTGACAGCTACTGGCAGAAGGCCAATGTCGTTTTGAAAGAAGACTTGAACGGAAAAGTGAAATTTAAAATGCTGAAAGGGGCAGAGAAAGCGTGCGGAAGAGCGTTATGCCGTTCACTGAGAGTATTCTATTCAGAAGGGCTTGATTCATGA